The Vicinamibacterales bacterium genomic interval CCCGCCCGGGCCGCGGCCGGCGGCGCCGGGGCCAGCCCCGCGACCGCCAGGCGCCGGCGGCGGAGGGGTGCCGCGCGCGGGCGGCGGTGGCGGCGGAGCATCGGAGGGCGGCGGCACCTGACCACGCGCGCCGAAGATCGCCGCGCTCTCTCCGGGTTTCACCGCGTTCAGGTTGTCCATCACGACGATCATCGGCTTCGCGTGTCCCGCCGCGATGAGGTTGTCCATGATCAGATCGACGTGTCCCTGCCGGTACCAGCCGGTTTCATCCTCGCCCCAGCCGTGCAGCAGGTACAGCACCGGATAGCTGTTGCGGGCCTTGCTGTCGTAGTCGGGCGGCGTGTAGACGTAGGCGCGCCGCCACTGGTGGGTGACCGTCGAGTAGTAGTGCTGCTGCGCCACGCGGCCGTGCGGCACGTCCTGGGCGGCGTAGAAGTCGGCGTCGGACGCGGGGATCTCGATGCCGCTGTTCCACCAGCCCGAGCCGAAGAACGTCATCGTCGACGGGTCCGCGACCACCGCGCCGTCGATCTGCACGGTGTAGTAGTGAAAGCCCTCGACCAGCGGCGTGGTCGTCACGTCCCAGATGCCGTCGGGCCCCTTCTGCATGTCGAATCCCGAGCCGACGCGGATACGGACTCTCTCGGCATTCGGTGCGATGACGCGGAAGGTCGCGCGCTTGTCCGGATAGACACACGGGTACTTCGCCTCGGCGATGTTCAACGACGACGGCTTGCATTCCGGCGGCGTCTGCGCCCAGCTCACCTGGGCAGCCGAGACGGCGCACAACGCCACAACGACGATGACGGACTTCATGGCTTCTCCTCGCTGACCGGGCCTGGCCGCACCATGGCGGCCGTCTGTAAACGCTTACATGCTGGCGGCGGTGAGCGTATCCGAAGCCGGGGACGGTATCAAGCGCGACACGACGACGCACGTGAGATGATGATTTTTCATGAGCCTGGAGCGCGTCGCCCGCCGGGCCCGGGTGTCGACGGCAACCGTTTCCCGCGTGTTGAACAACACCGGGGCCGTCAGGAGCTCGACGCGCGCACGCGTGATGAAGGCCATCGAGGCCTTCAAGTACAGTCCCAACCTTCATGCGCGGAGTCTCGCCGGCGGCAAGAGCCGCAGCATCGGGGTCATCGTCTCCAACATCGACAATCCGTTCTTTCTCGACGTCTACCGCGCGGTCGAATCCCGGGCCCACGACGCCGGCTACGAAGTCATCATGGCCCACACCGACTACACGTCGGAGCGCCTGGTCACCAGCATCCGGCTGATGATCGGGCGCCGGGTCGCAGGGCTGGCCGCGATCGTGTCCGAGATGGACTCGAAGCTGATCGCGGAACTCAGCGCCCAGCGGATTCCCGTCGTGTTCTACGACGTCGGCACGCCGCGGCCGAACATCACCAACATCCGCGTCGACTACGCGAGCGCCATGTCGAAGCTGACCGCCTACCTCCACAGCCTCGGTCATCGGCGCCTCGGGTTTCTGGCGCACCACGCGACCCTCGGCCCGGTCAACGAGCGGTTGAAGTCGGTACTGGCAGCGGCTGGCCGCCACCGGGGGGTGCAGGTCGCCACCGCGGCCGACGTGGACACGCTCGAAGGCGGACGTCGTGCGGCGCGGGCGCTGCTCGATGCCCATCCGCGGGTGACGGCCGTCGTCTGCGTCAACGACCTGATGGCGGTTGGCGCGTTACGCGAGCTGCGGACCATGGGCCGCCGCGTGCCCGAGGATGTCTCGGTGACGGGGTTCGACAACATCACGCTCGCGCAGTTCTGCCAGCCGGCGCTCACCACCGTGCACATTCCACGTGACACCATCGGCCAGACCGTCTGTGATTTCCTGATGAACCGCGACCAGGCACCCCTGCCGCACGAGTTCGTCATCGATCCCGAGCTGGTGCTCCGGGAATCCACGGGGCCGGCGCCCAGCTCGCGGAAGTAGCCGCCTTCCATCACACGTGTAAGCGCGTACATCATTATTCCGTCATACAATGCTCGCGCTATGACGCCTTACCTGTCGTCGAGAACGATCCTGGTCGCCGCCGCTCTTGCCGCGCTCGCGCCAGCGGCACCCCAGGACGCGGCGCTGAAGGATCTGATGCCGAAGGGCATGGTGATCGGCGTCGCCATCAACGAGCGGCAGTTCGACGGGACGGACGCCGCCGCGCTCGACATCATCACGAAGCAGTTCAATCAGATCAGTCCGGAGAACGTGCTGAAGTTCCAGCCGACGCAGCCAGCCGCTGACCGCTACACGTTCGACGCGGCGGATCGCTACGTGCAGTTCGGCCTCGACCGCCACATGCAGGTGGTCGGGCACAATCTCGTCTGGCATTCACAGACGGGCGCCTGGGTCTTCCAGGGCGCGGATGGCAAGCCCGCCGATCGCGACACGTTGCTCGCGCGCATGCGCGATCACATCCGCACGGTCGTCGGACGCTACAAAGGCAAGATTCACGGCTGGGATGTCGTCAACGAGGCGATCGACGAGGATGGGACCCTGCGCAAGTCGCCGTGGCAGATCGGCATTGGCGACGACTACGTGGCCAAGGCATTCGAGTTCGCGCACGAGGCGGATCCGGACGCCGAGTTGTATTACAACGATTTCAACCTCGAGAAGCCAGCCAAGCGCGTCGGCGTGATCAAGCTGGTGCGGGATCTCCAGGCCCGCAAGCTGCGCATCGACGGCATCGGCAACCAGGCGCACTGGCGCCTCGACACGCCGACCATCGACGAGATTGACACGGCGCTCGTGGAACTGCACGCGACCGGCCTGAAGGTGATGTACAGCGAGCTCGACATCAACCTGCTGCCGAACACGCCGCGCGGCGCCGACCCGGCCGAGGCCAACCCTTACGCCAACGGCTTGCCCGACGCGGTACAACAGCAGCTCGCGAAACGCTACGCCGATGTGTTCGGGGTGTTTCTGAAACACCGCGACGCCGTGACGCGCGTCACCTTCTGGGGGCTGAGTGACGCCGATTCCTGGCTGAACCGCGGCCGCATGAACTATCCGCTGTTGTGGGATCGCCAGCGTCAGCCCAAGCCGGCGTTCGCTGCCGTCGTCGACGCACTCAGAAACGTCAAGTGAGAACGGGTCGACACCTCGCCGGCGCGTGTCTCGTCGGTGCCTTCGCTGCGGGTGCCGTCGTCGCCGCCGTGCAATCGCCTTCGTCACCGCGGCTGTCCGGCGACGCGCCGCCGCCCGCGTCGACGTTCAGCCTGTGGTATCGCGCACCCGCCTCCGATCATCCGCTGCTGCCGCTGGATGCCCCGCGGCAGGCTCGTCAGGCCGGCACCGCCGAGTGGGTCCGGGCCCTTCCGGTGGGAAATGGTCGTCTTGGCGCGATGGTGTTCGGCGGCGTCGTGCACGAGCGGCTGCAACTGAACGAAGACACCCTCTGGGCGGGGCGGCCGTACGACCCCGTGAATCCGGAGGCACAAGACACGCTTCCTGAAGTGAGGCGGTTGCTCGCCGATCGCAAGTATCCAGAGGCGGCGAAGCTCGTCGGCGAGAAGGTGATGTCGAAGCCGCTCGCGCAGATGCCGTACGAGACGCTCGGCGACCTCGCGCTGACA includes:
- a CDS encoding alpha/beta hydrolase-fold protein, giving the protein MKSVIVVVALCAVSAAQVSWAQTPPECKPSSLNIAEAKYPCVYPDKRATFRVIAPNAERVRIRVGSGFDMQKGPDGIWDVTTTPLVEGFHYYTVQIDGAVVADPSTMTFFGSGWWNSGIEIPASDADFYAAQDVPHGRVAQQHYYSTVTHQWRRAYVYTPPDYDSKARNSYPVLYLLHGWGEDETGWYRQGHVDLIMDNLIAAGHAKPMIVVMDNLNAVKPGESAAIFGARGQVPPPSDAPPPPPPARGTPPPPAPGGRGAGPGAAGRGPGGPLGRPTYTEMMFTDLVPMIERTYRVRPGKENRAMAGLSMGGAQTFATTLTNLDKFAYIGGFSGNCGGFGRGNDAPDMKTICGGTFADPAAFNSKIKVLFLSVGSVEGPGTKAFSDALTTAGLHNVYFESPGTAHEWLSWRRALNDFAPRLFK
- a CDS encoding LacI family DNA-binding transcriptional regulator; the encoded protein is MSLERVARRARVSTATVSRVLNNTGAVRSSTRARVMKAIEAFKYSPNLHARSLAGGKSRSIGVIVSNIDNPFFLDVYRAVESRAHDAGYEVIMAHTDYTSERLVTSIRLMIGRRVAGLAAIVSEMDSKLIAELSAQRIPVVFYDVGTPRPNITNIRVDYASAMSKLTAYLHSLGHRRLGFLAHHATLGPVNERLKSVLAAAGRHRGVQVATAADVDTLEGGRRAARALLDAHPRVTAVVCVNDLMAVGALRELRTMGRRVPEDVSVTGFDNITLAQFCQPALTTVHIPRDTIGQTVCDFLMNRDQAPLPHEFVIDPELVLRESTGPAPSSRK
- a CDS encoding endo-1,4-beta-xylanase; amino-acid sequence: MTPYLSSRTILVAAALAALAPAAPQDAALKDLMPKGMVIGVAINERQFDGTDAAALDIITKQFNQISPENVLKFQPTQPAADRYTFDAADRYVQFGLDRHMQVVGHNLVWHSQTGAWVFQGADGKPADRDTLLARMRDHIRTVVGRYKGKIHGWDVVNEAIDEDGTLRKSPWQIGIGDDYVAKAFEFAHEADPDAELYYNDFNLEKPAKRVGVIKLVRDLQARKLRIDGIGNQAHWRLDTPTIDEIDTALVELHATGLKVMYSELDINLLPNTPRGADPAEANPYANGLPDAVQQQLAKRYADVFGVFLKHRDAVTRVTFWGLSDADSWLNRGRMNYPLLWDRQRQPKPAFAAVVDALRNVK